One genomic segment of Thunnus albacares chromosome 18, fThuAlb1.1, whole genome shotgun sequence includes these proteins:
- the LOC122968138 gene encoding uncharacterized protein LOC122968138 yields the protein MATQISNVSSKYKDIISKCTRIHAGSPAVYQLRPKEEKFGTLTRKIVGEKNLNKTNKTILLVGETGTGKSTLINALVNYTMGVKFEDDIWFKIIEDGTRSQTESHTSDVIIYKIFGFEGKTLPFSLTIIDTPGYGSTEGTENDVIIKQRLFDLFSSEDGVHEIDAVGLVLKASVNRLSDRLMYIFDSVTSLFGKDLEENIVTLITHSDGRRPKNALKALEAANIKCAKDEKNQPVHFLFDNCQHEDRVEEEIEELEHSYKITLKGFRQLTDFIGRTATRELGTTVEVMNTRVELTACINNLQERIELIELKQKGIQQTEEALKKLEQLSDERTTVEVDEVYKDKEVINGGMWWTVFYQGAVCCDDCEENCHYPCTMAWRPGHCKVIKKGHCTVCTGKCHVSKHVKDNSRYVNKTRKVKKTVEELKQKYEAKQQKSNDLLLSLKREAEKLNKEKNDLLDEAYQHVVKLEQIALNVNSVSTHVHLDVLIKKMKERGDTEKTKKLEEMKSQEDEGAKTVLSYCLRVTAAGKAAVQTVKNAGWPRF from the exons ATGGCAACACA GATCAGTAACGTCTCATCCAAATACAAGGACATCATCTCCAAATGTACTCGTATCCATGCAGGATCTCCTGCTGTCTACCAGCTGAGACCGAAGGAAGAGAAGTTTGGAACTCTGACAAGAAAAATTGTTGGTGAGAAAAACCtgaacaagacaaacaaaaccatCTTACTTGTAGGtgaaacaggaacaggaaaatCTACTCTGATCAATGCTCTGGTCAACTACACCATGGGAGTGAAGTTTGAGGACGACATCTGGTTTAAAATCATAGAAGATGGGACGAGAAGTCAGACAGAGAGTCACACATCAGATGTGATCATTTACAAGATCTTTGGTTTTGAAGGTAAAACTCTGCCCTTCTCTCTGACCATCATCGATACTCCTGGATACGGAAGCACAGAAGGGACTGAAAACgatgtcatcatcaaacaaAGATTATTTGACTTGTTCAGCTCAGAAGATGGAGTTCATGAAATTGATGCAGTGGGTCTGGTGCTGAAGGCGAGTGTGAATCGACTGAGTGACCGACTAATGTATATCTTTGATTCAGTGACGTCTCTGTTTGGAAAAGATCTGGAGGAAAACATTGTCACTCTCATCACACACTCAGATGGAAGAAGACCTAAAAATGCTCTGAAAGCTCTTGAAGCTGCAAACATTAAATGTGCCAAAGATGAGAAGAATCAgcctgttcacttcctgtttgataACTGCCAGCATGAAGACCGAGTAGAGGAAGAGATAGAGGAACTTGAACattcatataaaataacactgaaGGGATTTCGCCAGTTGACAGATTTTATAGGAAGAACTGCAACTCGGGAGTTGGGTACGACAGTTGAAGTGATGAATACACGCGTCGAGCTGACAGCCTGCATCAACAACCTGCAAGAAAGAATCGAGCTGATTGAACTAAAACAGAAAGGGATCCAGCAGACTGAAGAAGCTCTGAAGAAACTTGAACAACTGAGTGACGAGAGGACCACTGTAGAAGTGGATGAGGTATACAAAGACAAAGAGGTTATCAATGGTGGGATGTGGTGGACTGTTTTTTACCAAGGAGCTGTCTGCTGTGATGACTGTGAAGAGAACTGTCACTATCCATGCACAATGGCCTGGAGACCTGGGCACTGTAAGGTCATAAAAAAAGGCCACTGCACTGTTTGTACAGGGAAGTGTCATGTATCAAAACATGTGAAAGACAACTCAAGGTACGTGAACAAAACCAGGAAAGTTAAGAAGACTGTGGAGGAGTTGAAGCAGAAATATGAAGCAAAGCAACAGAAGAGCAATGACCTGTTGTTGTCTCTTaaaagagaggcagaaaagCTCAACAAAGAGAAGAATGATTTGCTGGATGAGGCCTACCAACATGTTGTCAAACTGGAGCAGATCGCCCTGAATGTTAATTCAGTGTCCACTCATGTCCACTTGGATGTCCTGAttaagaagatgaaggagcgaggagacacagagaagacCAAGAAGCTGGAagagatgaaaagtcaggaggaTGAAGGAGCCAAGACAGTGTTAAGTTACTGTCTTAGAGTTACAGCGGCTGGTAAAGCAGCAGTTCAAACAGTTAAAAATGCAGGGTGGCCCAGATTCTAA